The genome window GACCAGTCCCGCCGGTCAGGCTCTGGTCTGATCTTGGCGCTTCCAAGCGAGTTGACGACCAAACCTGAGCCATAAATCATGCAAACTCCACGGTTCTGCGCCAGCCCACCGGCCCGGCGCGCGCCCTGCTTGAGATGCGCTGGTAATGTCCGCTTCAGCCTATTTCCGCCGCGAAGCCTCGACATAACGTTCTTATCGGTGCGGAATGACCACCGATCAAAGCGCGATCTAAAACAGACCGGCGACGTTCAGCGAACATGCAAAGGCATAGGCCGCGAACGTTATGGCCATACCCGGCACCCGCGTCATGAAGCGGCCGTAAGGAAAGGTCATGCCAACTCCGTGCAGACCACGCCCGACAAGCAACAACATGCCCGCTCCGTGCAGCCACAGCGGGCCAATGCCCTGCAATTCAGCCAGCAGGATCAGGATCAGGCCCAGCGGAGCATACTCAGCACAGTTCGCCTGCGCCCGAATGCGGCGGGCCAGCTGTTCATCCCCACCGTCGCCCATGCCCGCACCAGCACCTTGGCGGCCCTTGATCACGCGCCACGACAGCCAGAGGAACAGAACCGCGATCAGAACGTCGTAGATGGGCGTGATGGACAAGGGGTTCATGGCGTTATTCCAGCTCGACCAGCAGATCCTTGGCATCAATCTGCCCGCCTGCCGCGACATGAACTGCCTTTACTGTCGCATCCCGTTCGGCGTGCAGGCCGGTTTCCATCTTCATCGCTTCGATGGTCAGCAGCAGGTCGCCTTGTTTGACCTTCTGGCCTGCCTCGACGGCGACTGTGGCGACGACGCCGGGCATGGGGGCGCCGATGTGCCCGTCGTTGCCGGGATCGGCCTTGGCGCGCGCCTCGACCGCGCTGGTCACGCGCCGGTCCGCGACGCGCACCGTGCGGGGCTGACCGTTGAGTTCGAAGAACACCCGACGTTCACCCAGGTCGTTGGTCTCTCCGATGGCTTGGCAACGGATCTCAAGGGTCACGCCGGGGTCGATCTCGGCCGAGATTTCCTGCCCCTGTTCCATGCCATAGAAGAACACAGGTGTCGGCAGGGTGCGTACCGGGCCATAGGTGGCGTGGCGCGCCATATAGTCGGTGAACACCTTGGGATACATCAGGTATCCGTTCAGATCCTCGTCGTCGATTTCTTCTCCGACTTCTTTGGCAAGCGCGGCGCGTTCCGCGTCAAGATCGGCGTCTTTCAACAGCGATCCGGGCCGCACGGTGATCGGTTTTTCGTCCTTCAGAACTTTCTTGACGATCGCGGGCGGGAAGCCGCCAGGCGCCTGGCCAACCTGACCACGCATCAGGGTTATGACACTGTCGGGGAAGGAAAATTCGGTTTCGGGCTTCAGTAGATCTTCGCAGGTCACGCCTTGGGTGACCAGCATCAGCGCCAGATCGCCGACAGTTTTCGCAATCGGCGTCACCTTGATCACATCGCCGAACAGTTGGTTCACGTCGGCGTAAGCCTCGGCCACTTCGTGCCAGCGATCTTCCAGCCCCATCGAGCGCGCCTGCGCCTTGAGGTTGGTGAACTGCCCGCCTGGCATTTCGTGCAGGTAAACTTCGGAACTGGGTGATTGCATGCCGGATTCGAACGCCGCGTAGTGATTGCGCACATCCTCCCAATAGTTCGAGATGCGGCGCACGGCGCTGGCGTCCATGTCGGTGGCCCGGTCCGAGTGTTTCAGCGCTTCGACCACTGTGCCGAACGTCGCCTGAGAGGTATTGCCAGACAGGGCATCCATTGCCACATCGGCGGCATCCAGACCAACCTCGGCCGCGGCCAGGATTGAGGCGCAGGCGATCCCTGCGGTGTCGTGGGTGTGCAAATGTATCGGCAGGCCGCCTTCGCCTTTCAATGTCTTCACCAACGCGCGCGCGGCGTCCGGTTTGACCAGCCCGCCCATGTCCTTGATGCACAGGATGTGGGAACCTGCGGCTTCCAATTCCTTGGCCATATCAACGTAGTACTTCATGTCGTACTTGGATCGCGCCGGATCCATCACATCCCCGGTATAGCAGATCGCGCCTTCCAGAATGCGGCCGGTTTCCAGCACAGCGTCCATCGACACGCGCATGTTTTCGACCCAGTTCAGGGGGTCGAACACGCGGAACAGGTCGATGCCGGTATCGGCGGCCTGACGCACGAAGGACTGCACCACATTGTCCGGATAGTTGGTATAGCCAACCCCGTTGGAGCCGCGCAGCAACATCTGCGTCAGGTGGTTCGGCATGGCGCGGCGCAGGTCGCGCAGGCGCTGCCAGGGGCATTCCTGCAAGAAGCG of Paracoccaceae bacterium contains these proteins:
- a CDS encoding glutathione metabolism protein — protein: MNPLSITPIYDVLIAVLFLWLSWRVIKGRQGAGAGMGDGGDEQLARRIRAQANCAEYAPLGLILILLAELQGIGPLWLHGAGMLLLVGRGLHGVGMTFPYGRFMTRVPGMAITFAAYAFACSLNVAGLF